A single genomic interval of Helianthus annuus cultivar XRQ/B chromosome 13, HanXRQr2.0-SUNRISE, whole genome shotgun sequence harbors:
- the LOC110901457 gene encoding lisH domain-containing protein C1711.05-like has translation MPTPHPDNDLIDKNDLIAQNINCENDKISDVSESSEEVIEHEEDVCDEDCGGTKIGIGYSGDSYTTVNWFAWNCEKSNKTLKCVDLKSAFCDEQVMCEPPVFVPELKQNRFGKFLTEEIPEFVPSHTGTSESEKEPNEESSSEDSSTTTSEGGEGSSSEDRDSDSQSYQEWESSNDSETSVTNADKKVENLEPSGVLEPTTPNDSASLVNQDPLEKDFHIDDCTSSDDESKTNESLGESKIKRSSKIVEHHVCQHPESSSKQSPPLAASQGTAKSQKPFKACFRCGKEGHVLKQCP, from the coding sequence ATGCCAACTCCTCATCCTGACAacgatttaattgataaaaatgATTTGATTGCTCAAAATATCAAttgtgaaaatgataaaatttctgaCGTTTCTGAAAGCAGTGAAGAGGTGATTGAGCATGAGGAGGATGTGTGCGATGAGGATTGTGGTGGCACGAAAATAGGAATAGGgtattcaggcgacagttataCTACTGTTAACTGGTTCGCCTGGAACTGTGAGAAATCTAACAAAACTTTAAAATGTGTTGACTTAAAATCTGCTTTCTGTGATGAACAAGTTATGTGTGAACCTCCTGTGTTTGTTCCAGAATTGAAACAAAACAGATTCGGAAAATTCCTCACTGAGGAAATTCCAGAATTTGTTCCATCCCATACAGGTACCTCAGAGTCAGAGAAAGAGCCAAATGAAGAAAGCAGCAGTGAAGACTCAAGCACCACAACTTCAGAAGGTGGCGAAGGAAGCTCAAGTGAGGATCGTGATTCAGATTCTCAGTCATATCAAGAATGGGAAAGCTCAAATGACTCAGAAACTTCAGTAACAAATGCTGATAAAAAGGTTGAAAACCTTGAACCATCGGGTGTTCTAGAACCAACAACCCCAAATGACTCTGCAAGTCTAGTAAATCAAGATCCATTGGAAAAAGACTTCCACATTGATGATTGCACGAGTTCAGATGATGAATCAAAGACAAATGAAAGTCTTGGGGAGTCAAAGATCAAAAGATCATCTAAAATTGTCGAACATCACGTTTGTCAACATCCTGAGTCAAGCTCAAAGCAATCCCCGCCTCTAGCTGCATCACAGGGAACTGCAAAGTCTCAAAAGCCATTCAAGGCTTGTTTTAGGTGTGGAAAAGAAGGTCATGTGCTCAAACAATGCCCATAA